tgatatatatatatatgacaagtGATGGTGGGTGGGGTGGATTTGAGTGATGAGAACTGTAAAAATGCAGACATCTGGTGATCCTCCAGGACCctgaaataggggtaggcagaaagaaGAAGTATGTGTCTAACACCCTGCCACCTCTATGCCACTTCGCTCTTCTGTTTACTACTAATTCCAGCCCTGCTATCTTGCATGCCTGAATGAGCACAGAGACCTACATTAATTCATTTAGCTTGAAAGACAGGGTGCAAATTGGAAACAAAATGGCGGTCTGCCATTTGCCCTGATTTTTGGACTTTGTACCCTGCCTTTCAGGTTTGATATGACACCTTACAACTACCACCCCTATCTTTGGTCCTCAACATGCTATATTTGTAAAGAAGACAGACAGCATGGTTCATTTTTGGAGTTAAGGACTTCTTTTTGGTCAAATATTTGGCCGTGGTCCCCCCTTAGTTTATGACAAGGTTACATTTGGGAAACCACTGCCTTCGAGTTCATTAGTCATAAAAGGTCAACTTTTTTAGGCCACAAATTTGATACTTACTCTAGGATAATGCTGCAGTACCAGAAGATAATGTTCTTTTAGGAAGCTAGAAGAACCTGCCTTAATGAGACATACTATGTTCTTGTGATGAAGAGAAGTCAAGAGACTGAGGATCCTGTATTCTTGTTTGTACTGCTCTCGTAGGGCTGGCGGGAAGCACTTTATGACCACGTTTCTCCCATGAAAATTTCCAAGACTTAATTGTACTGACAAACTATCCTCTTTGAGCGCCTAAAGAGATGGACAACACAAGGGACTCTGCTCAGTAACAGAACAACTAAAATGTACAATGAACTACCTTGTTATGTTATCATTCTTCCTACGTTTCTACATTATACGAGCATTGGATCTGTtatttagaaacccattatccagaaagctccaaattacggaaaggccatttcccatttcccatagactccattataagcaaataatcaaatttttaaaaatgatttcctttttctcagttaCTTGTACTGTAACATAtgattaatctttactggaggcaaaacaatcctatcggatttaattaatgtttcaattattatTTGGTAGACTTAAgatttggtgatccaaattacagacagattCCTTACCAGAAATCCCTAGGTCcttagaattctggataatagatctcatacctgtccTGTCATAATATATATGGTTTACAATGTTGTCTGAATCTAGACAAATATGACAGTTTGTGTGCATTATTATGTCCTCTGGAAGGCAGCTCATAAGAATTTGTGGATTATGATACCCTCTGGATTGGAATAGGTGTTGTAACATCTGTTGCTTGCAATTACTGTAAAGCCTGCCACAATATTAAATTGCCATCAAATTATGTAGCTCCTACATAggagagaaaataaaagcaatctATAAACCTTCCTAATGTGTGTTCAAAGCCAGAATATAACAATGGAGAAGCTCACAACCCACCTATTCATGGGACACCAAAAGATAAAAATGGCACTCCCCATGCTGGTGTCACACCTCATCAGGCCTAGAatggcaacctgtggattctggtaagatgccatagaccagtgatccccaatcagtggcttgtgagcaacatgttgctccccaaccccttagatgttgctcccaggggcctcaaagtaggtgctcatttttgaatttcgggttaggaggcaagttttggctgcataaaaacccagtataatgccaaacagagcctcctgtaggctgccagtccacataggggctattaagtagcaaattacagctcttattggcacctccaggaaccttttccatgcttgtgttgctccccaacactttttcaatttaaatgttgctcacaggtataaaaggttggggatccctgccatagacagtcactatttagtgggcttgtggaggactgtttgggcctccgtgtacttgaattgccagggcctatttggagtcccagtccagacctgcacctTATTGCCCAAGTCTTTCTTAGCCTGTGGCTGGAGCCTTAATTTCCCTAACTTTcatattcagctgaatcccaggACTTGCTAATAATCGCACATCAGACAAACCTAACAtgaaattaaaaacaacaattttCCTCTCACATATGTAGAAATTGTGAAAGTTTAGGATAATGgtataattatttaaaatgtaatatggaAATTAAGGAAATGTATTCTGTGCTTAAGTAAATTGAATGCTCATACAACAACGTAAGGGATACAGAAAAATGTCTGTGTTAGCACAAAGACATGCTGATATGCGATTGCTAGAACATAATCAAAGCGCTGTCAACCTATATAATATGCAATATTTAACATCTAGTCCAAGCCTCAGCAAAGCCCACAATAATAGTGATGGCGTGTTTGGGCCAAGGAGGTAAGGTTCAGGTGGCAGGAGGATCAAACTTCAAACAGGGCCACTCGCCTTTGGTGATGTAATAGTACTGGTCCCTCCCCTATGGAGGCTATACTGTATGAGTTATCAGAGGGGAGTCAGGTTTGGGTCAAGTAGAAGAGGACTTTGGGCTGGGTGGGATTCAGGGATAAAAATGTCTGACTCATTCATCACTAGACCATGCTAAGAGCTGAGAATACCTGGAGTATGGTGAGCCCATCCACTTGTGTTGTTGGGGGTGTATTCCTTTCTTCTTTGATAACAGTTTGCAGCTCCTGTTCCTCCCCCCTTCTTCTGATGAACAGGTCTGTGTGTATTCGTTTTCTTAGAACTCAACAGGAACATAAAACAGAATGAAAACAGAGATAAGGGAGATAAAACACAATGAAGGCCTGGCAGGGTCAGTTTAACAAATGAATAACCCTATGATGATATCAGCATACCTATAATGATCACACACAGAACACACAGAATCAGGAAGATGGTGGCCACATAAACATAAGTATAATCACCTAGAAAAACAAGGAAAGTGCACAGGTCATCTGCAGTAGAGAAGGAGAGGAAGGAACCTTCCATATGAAGTTTCCTGGGGGTAGGAATTACCAGCGGGAATTATTATGGTAGCCCTAGTGTAATGAATGAGGTATTCTGCTAGTGCACACAAAGGCAGGCTGTGGTAGCCATGATTTCTTAATTTCtcccttttttctgtagtaagcAGAGAGCCTGGGGGTTCCTAGTAATGGATTAACATGATTAATGACTGCAATAAGGCCTTTAGGTGAAATCCTAGGGACATATGCCAACCAGGGTAGAAAGCCAAATTCCATTCAGGAGTGATACTGAAGCAGTTTGGGGGCAGGTGACACTGTAAGTGCCTATCTAGTGTCAGGGGCCCCAGCAGCTCTCTGTTTTCATGTGTGAAACTGGTGGGATTCTTGCAGTTGCCGTTTGAGGACCGCTTGAGTGGCACAAGTTGGCAGGTTGGCAATACCTAACTATTTCCCAAAGTGTAGtgatttataatttattattttactcACTGTGCTCTTATTTAGTTATAGGGATAAGACTAAGTATAATCTATTAGGGAAAAATCAATCAATGCAATATATCCCCCTTAGTTTACTGACATTGAGTGCTGCCATGGGGCACTTGTTTTATGGCATTCTTTTGTTCATTCTCACATACTGAACTGACCAGCGTGTCCCATGCTTTTCTCACTGCAGCCAGAGTCTGTGGTCATTGCCTTACTGAAGCTGCTGGCATTCCTGGGTTGCTCCCTCGCAGCTTCCATCCAATCACAGGAGACGTTCCAATGAGCACATCCCTCCAGTTCAGCTTGTGCGGCTGATAAGAAACCAACTTAGTGCAACATGTTTCCTCCTCCAGAACCACCTGTGTTCCCCAGTGATAAGTGGCAATCCTAACCTTGTACGTAATtccaacccccatatacacaaaCCCATAGTCATTtgaaataacatattttttttgttgttactagggctcattcactaacaTAAGTGCTAaactgtatctgttctgtaaccacacagtaaccaatcagttatTAGCTTTGGCTGGTTTAGTGTTAGAATAATCAAAGCAGTTTTGTTACCaacattagtaaataagccccgcTGTTTGTAATCAGAGACACTGACAGATAAAAGCACTTGCATATTACAATCACAATTCTGTAATATTAGAtgatgtaaagctggccatacacgttcagattttagtcttcttccaatgaacatttgtttaaatgctacgatctaaaactaacattcagactgactttgtaggataaagccctaaatgtaacaaattggaggatgttctgaacatgaaatagttgccagacaccaattgtacgaaagtgactgtcattgtaggtccccaaaggatatcgtcagatacaccatacatgcacagattttattgttatctgactgaaaatttctaacctggctgatcgactaATTGACCAATCCccacaataaaaaaattattgggacaataatttggagcccacacacagtcggAAAATCGTCCGAAACTAGGTTTCATCCGATTTTatcggtctgtgtatgggcagctttcaAGGCAAGTACTTAAAATGGATGAACGTGATTATTGTCTTATGACACAGCATTACTTGGATTCTTTGCTGTCCCACATTTGTTGGACAGAACCCACTatccactaaagctggccatacacacacagataatattgtacaaaacctcgtttcgtacgatattcggtgcgtgtatggcaagtcagcgagtcaaCCGGTATGGCAGAAGGcttctgatatcggtcgactcgctgatcagccaggtcaaaagattttgatcgagcgccatagaaggcgcccgagcaaaatctgccgtcagggctgaatcggcagaaggaggtagaaatcctattgtttctacctccgtatctgccgtttcagccctgaaggttagtggcggctctgacaatctttcgtgcgactgatggtcgcacgaaagatcgcagatcgccatgtgtgtggccaccttaaaggagaaagcagAGACGTGCAATCCatccataaatacagcactgcctgcattagTCAGTGCTGTATACATGATAGGCGGACAGGCGAAAGGCCCATCCCTTAATGTGCACATAATTCAGACTGCAATGGATCCCTGTCCTTTCTAATGCAgctcaaggtgcaaagtgcagccagaccctgggTACTATTGTGCCTTTCGGTGCTCTAGTATTTGTGTCCAGAGTTGTAGTAAATGTCTTCTATAATAACTTAtcttgcacaggggagtgtaatCAAATGGTTAAGTCAGCTTCCTTCCTTTCACAAAGCAGCACTTGTTTTCCCACTTTACAGCTGAGATTCTAGCTGAGATTTTTAACAGCTTaaattgtgcctatttttataacagagcatttttACCACAATTTTCTGAGACACATTTAAATATTGCTCACGGGTAGAAAAGGTTGGGcactataggtgattagacctgtagcataCTTTGCACATGTAGTAGTAATGACTACTGTAGTAGTTCAGTGAAAGTGGGACAAAATTCTCCCAGCCGATGTCACATTCACTTGTATGGGAATCGTACACACAAAATGACCcagtgtgtgccattgcccttgggaggattaaaggggaacaaaatgTTGAAATATTGGATGGCACCCTCTTAGTGAGGTATATTGCTTACCCTCTGGCTCAGGTCAGTGTGTCAAAAATGGTGCTGGCTAGAGGTACTTTCTTCTAGCGGCACGCTACCATATTTTCCAATAATTTTACCATAATACCCAAGTATCCCCTGCACCACGCGTGCAGCATAGTAAACTTGGATAAAGTAATATACTGTGCATGCACTTTATACATGCActataaagcaataaaacatgGTGGCAAAGCACTCTGTTATAAAGTACCCTGGGCACCAGGTCTGGACTTgtagtcaaaataggccctggaattcctTGCAATATCCTCCTCCCTAATCTTTAAATGTCTAATAATTGTGATACCCTTTAAATATTATATCTGTTAGTGTCTCTTTAAGCTAACAATCACACGCAGCATATTGTTCCTGTCTCCAGAAATGCAAATGTCAAAATGAACCCAGCATTTCCCTTGCCCACACACCTGCCACGGTCTCCCCATGTGCAAGCCACCACCCCTAGGACCTATAGATATACTTACGGGAGATGGGTTGTTGGGGAAGGGTAATGTTTGCATTGCAATTGTCTGATGAACAAAAGCAGTGATACTGAGACTGGATTCTCACAGGGTTGCAGAGTGCGGATCTGCACACAGCATTTTTTGGATAGCagcctttataaatacaaaaagacATGAAATATAAAATGATGCCCAGTGACATTccctaaaatgtttgttttaggtAACATTAGACAGGGAGGACAGATTTGAATCCCTTCTTTTTGTAGTGAACAACAAGACCACCATCCCCCAACATCTATGGGCTGGAGTAAGAGGCTAGGAATTGTcaataataaatgaattatacTTGTTTACAATTGTTGGAGAATCATGTGTATCATATCTGTTTTAGAAAGCAACTTAAAATGACCTTTTTGTGGGAAAAACAAGGGCACTCGCATGCCCAGGAAATGGTTTGTTTAGACTTGAATTCCTGGGAAAATTAAGCACACTTACTACCATTTTTAATAATAACTTGACCACTATGGGCATTGTTTTCATGGAAAAAATCTTGTATCTTTGCAAAATAAGGGCCATAGCAAAACCCACACTTACAAACTAAAGAAGGCTATCTGAGCACCATACCCTGCTCCCAATATATTTCACTCTACATTGAAAGTCTCACCTAATATGAGTGGCTGAAGTTCCCCACTGAACAGACTCCATAAACCCACACAGCAGTTGCTCTCCTTACAGTATATCTTTCCAGGTTCCTGTAGCTCCCCAAAGTTGGATACAGGGAAGCTGACACTGGAAGAGGAGTTCTCATACAATGCACAGGTGATGCCTTCAAGGTGGACAACTGGAAAAAATGGGGAAGAAATCAGATATATGCATATTGACAGATAGCACCTTGCTGCACCTCTAGGATGAACCTCACCTGGTAGGGTTAATGCAGAGCTGAGCAGAAGAAAGCCCAATAATAGTTCTCCATGAGACATTCCCATTAGATGTTTGGCCTTTAAGATCTTGGAGTACCTGCTTGCTTTCACTATACCTAATGCTTATACACCTGTTTCCTTCAGCCTAATATTTCTAAGGGATCACCGTTAGATTAAATTCATCCTCACCATGAGAACAATCTGCCTTTCTCACTTTGACTATGCCTACGGCTGGACTATCTACAGTTGCTGGCACAGCAGGTGGAGGAGTTACACATGGGAGGAGGAAAGTCAGACAAAGTCAAGGATACTAGCTGTGGGGCGTATCTACATGACGGGGGAGTGCTGCTCTGGGAACTTAGCAAGCCAAAACTGGACCCTATAACTAGAGAACACAGAATGAGTGCAagttttatatgtaaatgtatatgcTGGCTCCTTCCTTTCAAGCCAGCTCTTCCCATTGGCATGCCACATTCAATAGCTCGGCACTATGTTGCATGTACAGTAACAGGCATCAACTCTTAGTGCCAAAGCTGTCGGGGCACAAGGAGTTTATATAGCTACATATTCTATCATACTAATGTTTCAAAAAATCAGTGTGCCCCTTGTTCAGAGGGTTCACTAATGTGCCAACATTTTTGCAGGCAATGTGCTTGAATTATGCTATAAAGTTACCAGGTTTCTTCATTCCAGGCACAAACCTTCCTATCCTTTTACTGAATGGTAAATAACAGAGttttccttagggtgaagacaccctTTTTAAAAAGCCACGGTGACTAATTGGCGTGCTGCTAATCAGCGCGTGGTTAGTCACGGCAACTTGTGTATTAACCTATGGTGGCTAAATTGCAGCAATTGGTGGAATCCATGATCTGATGGATGCAAATAAgtgcagtggcagacggggagattagtcgccccacaagAAATCTTTGCTGCCGAGGGCAAATAATCAcgccgcaatgccatcccaccagcaagagtGGTATGGCATACACTtcgctacgatttcccgaagttgccttgagagggaacgtcgggcgacttcgggaaatcgtagcggggcgactaatctccccgtctgccactgccctaagggctatttggttgccccatatggactgcttgcctgcaggaggctctgcttggtataaaattgtgtctctgtgcttccaaaacttgtctccaagccacaAATTGAAAAATgggcgcctactttgaggccactgagagaaACATAGAAAGGGGTTGAGtaacatgttgttcctgagccattggttggggatcactgaatcggttttcatttttaaaatagttttcaaattattctGCCTCTTTTAAGCTTTtcagtcactgaccctggcaggcaaaaaaaattgctctgctCTGTGAGACTTTagtttatctttctgttcaggcccagTTATATTTATCTTTCAGCCTCTTATTTAAACCTTCATTACTGCCTAGTTACTAGGGTAAACTATACCCTAGCAACAGTTAGCTTTAGAAATTCTAAAATGCAGAGCTGCAgaacacaaagatttttttatttaaaaaccacaaacacttaaaaaataaaaacaaattgctaTAGAAAATCACTGTTTGCAACATGCTTAAAGTACATTTAAAAGCAGACTACCCTTTTAGCCTGTGGGGTGGGTTAGTGGGCTTTGCAGGACTGGAATAAAGCCAGCTACACAATGGGGCTTATTTGTTACAGTGTGAAAGCCAGCATCGGtaatgcccatagcaaccaataagatgttcgcttttgttttctaacttgtgacTGTTAAAATCAAAttgcttattggttactatgagcaacatcaccggtgatgctgccttacacactataataaatatgctgtttTGTGATTTTCTCTGCATTATTTTCCACTGGCCCCTAGGATATTGGCTTTGGGGGCAGTCACAAAATCAAGTGCGTGTTTATTTACCATCCATAGAGTTTACTCACAGCACAGTTTCTCAGAGGCATGTGGTACAGGCAATTTCAAATCCAGAGCACACTTGGCAGGAATCTGACTTCACCTCTGCCACACACCATAGTGACCTTTATCAAGTCAGGGAATTCCTCTATTCCGACACCCTGCCCAAGTAGTAATTACGAGTACGATTTGCAAAAATTCGCATTAAACACAaacatttctgatgtgcgttaattttgcgaaaagtcacGTTGTGCTtggacaaaaatattgtggtacgatccgaaagtgacaaaatttttgtatccaagcGATCGTGcatgtgcatgattttggaagcctcccatagggctctgcagctccaacccggcccaaggaaagtctcccataggactcaatggcactctgcagctccaacctggcccaaggaaagtctcccataggactcaatggcactctgcagctccaacctggcccaaggaaagtctcccatagggctcaatggcactctgcagcttcaaccaggcccaaggaaagtctcccatagggctcaatggcactctgcagctccaacccggcccaaggaaagtctcccataggactcaatggcactctgcagctccaacccggcccaaggaaagtctcccatagggctcaatggcactctgcagctccaacccggcccaaggaaagtctcccatagggctcaatggcactctgccgctccaacccggcccaaggaaagtctcccatagggctcaatggcactctgcagcttcaacccggcccaaggaaattctcccatagggctcaatggcactctgcagctccaacccggcccaaggaaagtctcccatagggctcaatggcactctgcagctgcaacctggcccaaggaaagtctcccatagggctcaatggcactctgcagctccaacctggcccaaggaaagtctcccatagggctcaatggcactctgcagctccaacctggcccaaggaaagtctcccatagggctcaatggcactctgcagctccaacctggcccaaggaaagtctcccatagggctcaatggcactctgcagctccaacctggcccaaggaaagtctcccatagggctcaatggcactctgcagctccaacccggcccaaggaaagtctcccatagggctcaatggcactctgtagctccaacccggcccaaggaaagtctcccatagggctcaatggcactctgcagctccaacctggcccaaggaaagcctcccatagggctcaatggcactctgcagctccaacccggcccaaggaaagtctcccatagggctcaatggcactctgcagctccaacctggcccaaggatagtcactatactgaagcttgaatgaatctgaaacttttgtactcgttgcgacaaatacgattttagtcacacaaattaacgaaaatattgcagaaaatacgcaaatttttatgaattttaatgaatgtgccccctagagtgtaCTGGTACCAGGCTACACCTGCCACTaactaatgcctcattcacaagGCCAGGGCcaggaactatgggtaggcagaagaggcacctgcctagggtgcaacggtgaAGGGGTGCTGGACAGGTACCTCTGTCACCAACCCCTAGTCCGGGTTCTCTTACCCCCACCACATATTTCCTACGCTCGCCCCTCTGCACGCTCTACATGCTGTACTCCCCCACCCAACGACACGCATGGTGCACTAGCAGGAGGGGGGTGGTTAGGGGGAAGCAGTGGTGGAGGCACCCAGACGGCTTGGCCACCTCTACACAAGGCCCTGTTTCCTGAATTTTACTGGGGCCATACCCAGGCTCCCAGCAGCCATCTCATCTGTTCTTCAGGTGGAAGCCAAGAGGGAAGTACTGCttctttcccagcactatatcaatgtgaggcaggaagtggacctgctagccaatagcatacatatgtaaattaacttacttagatacattcccttccacCCAGGGATTTAAatccataggggctattaaccctatgggtccctacatgtgaaTAAGGCACTTTTTATACAGTGGATGTGGGATTCACAAGTGTACACAGAAATCAGTGCATAATAGGGTGGGGAAGCGGCCTTCTGCCACAAATATCATACTGTGTCCCACAGATCTCAAGCTGAGCCCGTGTCAATCTTATACCTGAGCATGTGTGCAGCATGTAGGCTGGGGCCACCACATTATACCCATCATTAGTGCTGTTTCTGATCCAGCTGAGTGTAATAAGCCCACTCCTCCCCCCCTGGGCGGGCTCAGTCCGTGTGTATAAGAATATCCAGGTGGgagagggtacaggtgtatgctGACAGGATGCCTGGGAGACAGGTATTGGGAAAGCTGATAGGAAACAATCCCCAAAGCCATTTCCTTTCAGTGCTTTGTATAGACTGAGGCTGTTTAGTATGTATTTCTCACAGGATTATCAGGGCTTTGCAGGTgggactgtggggtgcagggaTGGGTGTTACATAACTTTGGACCCCTTTCCAATTACCAGCAGTGaatatatgtgagtatatgttgggaggtatgtcataGCAGG
This sequence is a window from Xenopus tropicalis strain Nigerian chromosome 2, UCB_Xtro_10.0, whole genome shotgun sequence. Protein-coding genes within it:
- the amhr2 gene encoding anti-Muellerian hormone type-2 receptor isoform X1 codes for the protein MGMSHGELLLGFLLLSSALTLPVVHLEGITCALYENSSSSVSFPVSNFGELQEPGKIYCKESNCCVGLWSLFSGELQPLILGCYPKNAVCRSALCNPVRIQSQYHCFCSSDNCNANITLPQQPISPAQAELEGCAHWNVSCDWMEAAREQPRNASSFSDYTYVYVATIFLILCVLCVIIIVLRKRIHTDLFIRRRGEEQELQTVIKEERNTPPTTQVDGLTILQALKEDSLSVQLSLGNFHGRNVVIKCFPPALREQYKQEYRILSLLTSLHHKNIVCLIKAGSSSFLKEHYLLVLQHYPRGSLRSYLIHCTTNWTTACQMATSLAKGLAFLHADIWKEDVYKPPIAHRDLSSENILVTADSLCVISDFGLSVVLEGQKIMKRNTEDPAISMTGTLRYMSPEMLDGSLNLVLWELALTQADVYSLGLLLWEIFSRCYDLYADQCAPEFQVVFLEELGPNPTLHELQSLIVENKRRPQLPKSWGNNIKLVGALWETLEDCWDPDSEARLTAQCAEERLSNLCNPQC
- the amhr2 gene encoding anti-Muellerian hormone type-2 receptor isoform X2, which codes for MGMSHGELLLGFLLLSSALTLPVVHLEGITCALYENSSSSVSFPVSNFGELQEPGKIYCKESNCCVGLWSLFSGELQPLILGCYPKNAVCRSALCNPVRIQSQYHCFCSSDNCNANITLPQQPISLLRKRIHTDLFIRRRGEEQELQTVIKEERNTPPTTQVDGLTILQALKEDSLSVQLSLGNFHGRNVVIKCFPPALREQYKQEYRILSLLTSLHHKNIVCLIKAGSSSFLKEHYLLVLQHYPRGSLRSYLIHCTTNWTTACQMATSLAKGLAFLHADIWKEDVYKPPIAHRDLSSENILVTADSLCVISDFGLSVVLEGQKIMKRNTEDPAISMTGTLRYMSPEMLDGSLNLVLWELALTQADVYSLGLLLWEIFSRCYDLYADQCAPEFQVVFLEELGPNPTLHELQSLIVENKRRPQLPKSWGNNIKLVGALWETLEDCWDPDSEARLTAQCAEERLSNLCNPQC